A single region of the Plantactinospora soyae genome encodes:
- a CDS encoding tetratricopeptide repeat protein has protein sequence MAEGAVADTTGPGDAPPGGTGMTEEVRDSMLERALQLAEVGRVKAAYPLLLEVLRTDPGDSYTLQVYAHCFQRENRWADMLAVLDIAARRTPDSAQLHRNRSVALRQLGRIPEALDTAERARTLDPDDARNEIVRAEALLRGTGTQAVLAALASTRRARELDPVSVWAHVTEATVQRRMAEFGRARAAYLEALRLAPEDPQALFGLATLDAERGRAVRASPVMGGMLQAVPNDPAAIRAATSGARQALWLLTDLGCLLLLLANFVVVAVQELVPSRPLAVAGGVMVTVAAVTGVLVLLRWRLSRLPGPVRALLRANRHRFTFVAAPLRLAALAAGMLLIIVGPHPPPVVEIVGPILFSVPLLTLLIRWRSRALREFFWFVRRCWFRAHRPPASAG, from the coding sequence ATGGCCGAGGGAGCCGTGGCCGACACGACGGGGCCCGGCGACGCCCCGCCCGGCGGAACGGGAATGACCGAAGAGGTCAGGGACTCGATGCTGGAACGGGCTCTGCAACTCGCCGAGGTCGGCCGGGTCAAGGCGGCGTACCCGCTGCTGTTGGAGGTGCTGCGCACCGATCCCGGCGACAGCTACACCCTCCAGGTGTACGCGCACTGCTTCCAGCGGGAGAACCGCTGGGCGGACATGCTGGCCGTGCTCGACATCGCGGCCCGGCGTACCCCGGACAGCGCCCAGCTGCATCGCAACCGCTCGGTCGCGCTCCGTCAACTGGGCCGGATCCCGGAGGCGCTCGACACCGCCGAGCGGGCCCGTACGCTCGATCCGGACGACGCCCGCAACGAGATCGTCCGGGCCGAGGCGCTGCTTCGGGGCACCGGCACCCAGGCCGTCCTGGCCGCCCTGGCCTCGACTCGGCGGGCTCGGGAACTCGATCCGGTCAGTGTCTGGGCGCACGTCACCGAGGCCACGGTGCAGCGTCGGATGGCCGAGTTCGGCCGGGCCCGGGCCGCGTACCTGGAGGCGCTGCGGCTCGCCCCCGAGGACCCGCAGGCTCTGTTCGGCCTGGCGACGCTGGATGCCGAGCGGGGACGGGCGGTCCGGGCCTCTCCGGTGATGGGCGGCATGCTCCAGGCGGTGCCCAACGATCCGGCGGCGATCCGGGCGGCGACGTCCGGGGCCCGGCAGGCGCTCTGGTTGCTCACCGATCTCGGCTGCCTTCTGCTCCTGCTCGCGAACTTCGTCGTGGTGGCGGTGCAGGAACTGGTGCCGTCCCGGCCGCTCGCCGTGGCCGGTGGCGTGATGGTCACCGTCGCGGCCGTCACCGGCGTGCTGGTGTTGCTCCGCTGGCGACTGTCCCGGCTGCCCGGACCGGTCCGGGCCCTCCTGCGCGCGAACCGTCACCGGTTCACCTTCGTCGCCGCCCCGCTGCGGCTCGCGGCGCTGGCCGCCGGAATGCTGCTGATCATCGTCGGCCCGCATCCGCCCCCGGTGGTCGAGATCGTCGGCCCCATCCTGTTCTCGGTACCGCTGCTGACGCTGCTGATCCGCTGGCGGAGTCGCGCCCTGCGGGAGTTCTTCTGGTTCGTCCGCCGCTGCTGGTTCCGGGCCCACCGCCCACCCGCGTCGGCCGGCTGA
- a CDS encoding GNAT family N-acetyltransferase — MSELEIRPERYDSSAAQGLVVAALAELATRYGGAGDETPVAPTEFAPPSGEFLVAYLDGVPAGCAGWRSHGDSGEIAELKRLFVASTARGRGIARSLLAAVEGSAREYGRLRLILECGDRQPEAIALYQRSGYERIADFGFYRDEPDVLSFGRSL; from the coding sequence GTGAGTGAGCTGGAGATCCGTCCCGAACGCTACGACTCCTCAGCGGCGCAGGGACTGGTGGTCGCCGCCCTCGCCGAACTGGCGACCCGGTACGGCGGTGCCGGCGACGAGACCCCGGTCGCGCCGACCGAGTTCGCTCCCCCCTCCGGGGAGTTCCTGGTGGCGTACCTGGACGGCGTTCCGGCCGGCTGCGCCGGTTGGCGCTCGCACGGCGACTCCGGTGAGATCGCCGAGCTGAAGCGGTTGTTCGTGGCATCGACGGCCCGGGGACGCGGGATCGCCCGGTCCCTGCTGGCGGCGGTCGAAGGCTCCGCCCGCGAGTACGGGCGGCTGCGGCTGATCCTGGAGTGTGGCGACCGGCAGCCCGAGGCGATCGCGCTCTACCAGCGCAGCGGGTACGAGCGGATCGCGGACTTCGGGTTCTACCGCGACGAGCCGGACGTGCTCTCCTTCGGCCGCTCGCTCTGA
- a CDS encoding ATP-binding protein, giving the protein MSSDSLIDSLTVAVSANPDDGPLRLHLAGLLLDAGRPAEAIAQIGQALARNPADADAQSLMQRALGGGVPAAGPAAGSSATGQTAAPTTGPATGGGGAVPPPPADDPLAAYENELADVVPPRFASASDEPEPVAGEADRMFDVETSTIRLGDVGGMTEVKERLELAFLGPLRNPELRKLYGKSLRGGLMLYGPPGCGKTFLAKAIAGEMGAKFISLSIVDVLDMWIGNSERNLHELFQTARRSAPCVLFLDEVDALGHKRSKVTSSNLRTLGNQLLAELDGVEGNNEGVFVLAATNTPWDVDAALRRPGRLDRVVLVLPPDAPARTSILEYHVRDRPIANIDVRRIVGATEDFSGADLAHLCESAAEYAMADSIRRGEVRMIEQRDFDRALKDVRPSTKPWFATARNVAMFANEGGAYDDLVTYLKRRKML; this is encoded by the coding sequence GTGAGTTCCGATTCGCTTATCGACAGCCTGACCGTCGCGGTGAGTGCCAACCCCGACGACGGTCCGCTGCGACTGCATCTGGCCGGGCTGCTGCTCGACGCCGGTCGGCCGGCCGAGGCCATCGCGCAGATCGGGCAGGCGCTCGCCCGGAATCCCGCCGACGCCGACGCGCAGTCGTTGATGCAGCGGGCGCTCGGCGGTGGCGTACCGGCAGCGGGTCCGGCGGCCGGATCGTCCGCGACCGGTCAGACCGCCGCGCCGACGACCGGCCCGGCGACCGGCGGCGGTGGCGCCGTCCCGCCACCGCCGGCCGACGACCCGCTGGCCGCCTACGAGAACGAACTCGCCGACGTGGTGCCGCCACGCTTCGCGTCGGCGAGCGACGAGCCGGAGCCGGTGGCCGGGGAGGCCGACCGGATGTTCGACGTGGAGACCTCCACCATCCGGCTCGGCGACGTGGGCGGGATGACCGAGGTCAAGGAGCGGCTGGAACTCGCCTTCCTCGGCCCGCTGCGCAACCCGGAACTACGCAAGCTGTACGGCAAGAGCCTGCGCGGCGGCCTGATGCTGTACGGCCCGCCCGGCTGTGGCAAGACGTTCCTGGCCAAGGCGATCGCCGGTGAGATGGGGGCGAAGTTCATCTCGCTGTCCATCGTGGACGTGCTCGACATGTGGATCGGCAACTCCGAGCGCAACCTGCACGAGCTGTTCCAGACGGCTCGGCGCAGCGCGCCGTGCGTACTCTTCCTCGACGAGGTGGACGCCCTCGGGCACAAGCGGTCCAAGGTGACGTCGAGCAACCTGCGGACGCTCGGCAACCAGCTGCTCGCCGAACTCGACGGGGTGGAGGGCAACAACGAGGGCGTCTTCGTGCTGGCCGCCACGAACACCCCGTGGGACGTCGACGCCGCACTGCGCCGTCCGGGTCGCCTCGACCGGGTGGTGCTGGTGCTGCCGCCCGACGCCCCGGCCCGGACCTCGATCCTGGAGTACCACGTGCGGGACCGGCCGATCGCCAACATCGACGTACGCCGGATCGTCGGCGCCACCGAGGACTTCTCCGGCGCCGACCTGGCCCACCTCTGCGAGTCCGCCGCCGAGTACGCGATGGCCGACTCGATCCGCCGGGGCGAGGTACGGATGATCGAGCAGCGCGACTTCGACCGGGCGCTGAAGGACGTGCGTCCCTCGACGAAGCCGTGGTTCGCCACCGCCCGCAACGTGGCGATGTTCGCCAACGAGGGCGGCGCGTACGACGACCTGGTGACGTACCTGAAGCGGCGGAAGATGCTCTGA
- a CDS encoding thiamine-phosphate kinase, whose product MPEPARRAARSGAGVSVARAGEFGLIARVTARLASGHATLLGPGDDAAVVHAPDGRVVASTDVLVEGRHFRRDWASAVDIGHRAAAANLADIAAMGAVPTALLVALCMPPELEAQWTEELADGLAAEAARVGASVVGGDMSASPTLTIAVTALGDLGGRAPVVRSGARAGDVVALAGRLGYAAAGYTVLSRGFRTPKVLVEAYRRPEVPYGAGPQAARHGATAMIDVSDGLLADLGHVAAASRVGIDLLGAAFEVPDQMRDAAHALGVDPLGWVLGGGDDHAIVAAFPEDLPLPAGFRLIGHVVHGAGVTVDGRTYKGAAGWDHFR is encoded by the coding sequence ATGCCGGAGCCTGCCCGGCGAGCAGCACGGTCGGGGGCTGGCGTGAGCGTCGCACGGGCCGGCGAGTTCGGTCTGATCGCCCGGGTGACCGCCCGACTGGCCAGCGGGCACGCCACGCTGCTCGGGCCCGGCGACGACGCGGCGGTGGTGCACGCCCCGGACGGCCGGGTGGTCGCCTCGACGGACGTACTGGTCGAGGGGCGGCATTTCCGGCGGGACTGGGCGAGTGCGGTGGACATCGGACATCGGGCGGCGGCGGCGAACCTCGCCGACATCGCCGCGATGGGCGCGGTGCCGACCGCCCTGCTGGTCGCCCTCTGCATGCCGCCGGAACTCGAGGCGCAGTGGACCGAGGAACTCGCCGACGGACTCGCCGCCGAGGCTGCCCGGGTGGGTGCGAGCGTGGTCGGCGGGGACATGTCGGCCAGTCCCACCCTCACCATCGCGGTCACCGCCCTCGGCGACCTCGGTGGCCGGGCCCCGGTGGTACGCAGCGGGGCCCGCGCCGGTGACGTCGTGGCGCTCGCCGGTCGGCTCGGGTACGCCGCCGCCGGGTACACCGTGTTGTCCCGGGGATTCCGTACCCCGAAGGTGCTGGTCGAGGCGTACCGGCGACCTGAGGTGCCCTACGGAGCGGGTCCGCAGGCGGCTCGGCACGGCGCCACCGCCATGATCGACGTGTCGGACGGACTGCTCGCCGATCTCGGTCACGTGGCGGCGGCCAGCCGGGTCGGGATCGACCTGCTCGGCGCCGCGTTCGAGGTGCCGGACCAGATGCGGGACGCGGCGCACGCCCTCGGGGTGGATCCGCTCGGCTGGGTGCTCGGCGGCGGCGACGATCACGCCATCGTCGCGGCGTTCCCGGAGGACCTGCCGCTGCCCGCCGGTTTTCGGCTGATCGGGCACGTGGTGCACGGTGCGGGAGTGACGGTGGACGGGCGGACCTACAAGGGCGCCGCCGGCTGGGACCACTTCCGCTGA
- a CDS encoding DUF3515 family protein — MERTTTPGQPDASGTESATATDPGDRTGPGAPDRTTRQAALWATVIALPLTALVAVLVFGQLNPDPVASPDPSPSSARPQSTAPVEMAAPALAERPATVCRALLSRLPATIRDLGQRAVTAGPEQNAAYGDPALTLSCGVPKPTVAPTADLWMVNGVCWHTEHGNADLVLTTVDREVPVRLVVPPGQEQTVQWAAPVSESLVASVPSVPDVPTGCVGG, encoded by the coding sequence ATGGAACGCACCACGACACCGGGGCAGCCCGACGCCTCCGGGACGGAGTCGGCCACGGCCACCGATCCCGGCGACCGGACGGGGCCGGGTGCCCCGGACCGGACCACCCGACAGGCCGCGCTCTGGGCGACGGTGATCGCGCTGCCGCTGACCGCCCTGGTCGCGGTGCTGGTCTTCGGCCAGCTCAACCCGGACCCGGTTGCCTCGCCCGACCCGTCGCCCAGTTCGGCCCGGCCGCAGTCGACCGCCCCGGTCGAGATGGCCGCGCCGGCCCTGGCCGAACGGCCGGCCACCGTCTGCCGGGCACTGCTGTCCCGGCTGCCGGCCACGATCCGCGACCTGGGCCAGCGTGCGGTGACGGCCGGACCGGAGCAGAACGCCGCGTACGGTGATCCGGCCCTCACCCTGTCCTGCGGGGTGCCGAAGCCCACGGTCGCGCCGACCGCCGACCTGTGGATGGTCAACGGGGTCTGCTGGCACACCGAGCACGGCAATGCCGACCTGGTGCTGACCACTGTGGACCGCGAGGTGCCGGTACGACTCGTCGTACCGCCGGGGCAGGAGCAGACGGTGCAGTGGGCCGCCCCGGTGTCCGAGTCGTTGGTCGCCTCGGTGCCGTCGGTGCCGGACGTCCCGACCGGCTGCGTCGGGGGCTGA
- the rpmB gene encoding 50S ribosomal protein L28 — MASVCDICGKGPGFGHNVSHSHRRTNRRWNPNIQSVRTPAGGGTTRKLQVCTSCIKAGKVARA; from the coding sequence GTGGCTAGCGTGTGCGACATCTGTGGCAAGGGGCCTGGCTTCGGCCACAACGTGTCCCACTCGCACCGGCGGACCAACCGCCGCTGGAACCCGAACATCCAGTCCGTGCGGACCCCGGCGGGCGGCGGCACGACCCGCAAGCTCCAGGTCTGCACCTCGTGCATCAAGGCCGGCAAGGTCGCCCGCGCCTGA
- a CDS encoding Lrp/AsnC ligand binding domain-containing protein, translating to MVQAYILIQTEVGRARDVAAHIADIPGVVRVDAVTGPYDVVVLTEAHTVDELGKMIVSKVQLVPGITRTLTCSVVRL from the coding sequence GTGGTCCAGGCGTACATCCTCATCCAGACCGAGGTCGGAAGGGCACGTGACGTGGCCGCGCACATCGCGGATATTCCCGGAGTCGTCCGGGTCGACGCGGTCACCGGGCCGTACGACGTGGTCGTGCTCACCGAGGCGCACACCGTGGACGAGCTGGGCAAGATGATCGTCAGCAAGGTGCAGTTGGTGCCGGGCATCACCCGTACGCTGACCTGTTCGGTGGTGCGGCTGTAG
- a CDS encoding D-alanine--D-alanine ligase family protein has product MTTPGKTRVAVVFGGRSTEHAISCVSAGSILAALDPDEYDVVPVGITRAGQWVLTDGDPARFAITERQLPEITAAAGSTVVLPADPTGSGLMMLDPAEGPRALADVDVVFPALHGAYGEDGTIQGLLEMAGIPYVGANVFASAAAMDKEFTKKLAMAEGIPIGPYVVLRNGVSLTEEDKERLGLPVFVKPSRAGSSVGISKVSDWDDLDAAVALARQIDPKVLVEAAIVGREIECGVLEAEAGGGPEASLLAEVKVAERDFYDFEAKYLDEGSEYDIPAGLPDRVTRQVQEYACRTFTALDCAGLARVDFFVTPDLDVYLNEINTMPGFTPTSMFPQMWAATGLEYPKLVNRLIRTALRRGTGLH; this is encoded by the coding sequence GTGACCACCCCAGGCAAGACCCGCGTGGCCGTCGTCTTCGGCGGGCGCAGCACCGAACACGCGATCTCCTGTGTCAGCGCGGGCAGCATCCTCGCCGCCCTGGACCCGGACGAGTACGACGTGGTCCCGGTGGGCATCACCCGGGCCGGACAGTGGGTCCTGACCGACGGTGACCCGGCCCGGTTCGCCATCACCGAGCGCCAGTTGCCGGAGATCACCGCCGCCGCCGGCTCGACCGTGGTGTTGCCGGCCGACCCGACCGGCAGCGGGCTGATGATGCTGGATCCGGCCGAGGGGCCCCGGGCACTGGCCGACGTCGACGTGGTGTTCCCGGCGCTGCACGGCGCCTACGGTGAGGACGGCACCATCCAGGGACTGCTGGAGATGGCCGGCATCCCGTACGTCGGTGCCAACGTCTTCGCCTCGGCCGCGGCGATGGACAAGGAGTTCACCAAGAAGCTCGCGATGGCCGAGGGAATCCCGATCGGACCGTACGTCGTGCTGCGCAACGGGGTCAGCCTGACCGAGGAGGACAAGGAGCGGCTCGGGCTTCCGGTCTTCGTCAAGCCGTCCCGGGCCGGTTCGTCGGTCGGGATCAGCAAGGTCTCCGACTGGGACGACCTGGACGCGGCCGTCGCGCTGGCCCGGCAAATCGACCCGAAGGTGCTGGTCGAGGCCGCGATCGTCGGTCGGGAAATTGAGTGCGGGGTGCTGGAGGCCGAGGCCGGCGGTGGCCCCGAGGCGTCGCTGCTGGCCGAGGTGAAGGTGGCCGAGCGCGACTTCTACGACTTCGAGGCGAAGTATCTCGACGAGGGTTCCGAGTACGACATCCCCGCCGGCCTGCCGGACCGGGTGACCCGACAGGTGCAGGAGTACGCCTGCCGTACCTTCACCGCGCTGGACTGTGCCGGGCTGGCCCGGGTCGACTTCTTCGTCACCCCGGATCTGGACGTCTATCTCAACGAGATCAACACCATGCCGGGGTTCACCCCGACGTCGATGTTCCCGCAGATGTGGGCCGCGACCGGGTTGGAGTACCCGAAGCTGGTGAACCGGCTGATCCGGACCGCCTTGCGCCGGGGTACCGGCCTGCATTGA